Proteins co-encoded in one Chaetodon auriga isolate fChaAug3 chromosome 9, fChaAug3.hap1, whole genome shotgun sequence genomic window:
- the LOC143326185 gene encoding uncharacterized protein LOC143326185 gives MASNLVSKFFRPHVFTQLRCVFRGKAAAVAAIRHFSSDPPAEKISRYPIPYKKDLPYDIVELMEEVESKGGFLPNVFKALSHRPAEFRAFFAYYNELMNKETGRLTKADRELIVVATSSHNKCLYCVVSHSALHRIYSKKPTLSDQVTVNYENAELAPRERAMLDFAMAVCRCDTITEQHFQALEEVGFDREDAWDIAAIAAFFALSNRLAHLTDMRPNLEFYNMGRVPRDKSKDK, from the exons ATGGCGAGCAACCTCGTCTCCAAGTTTTTTCGCCCCCATGTGTTCACACAGCTT CGTTGCGTATTTCGCGGGAAGGCGGCGGCTGTGGCGGCGATCAGGCATTTCTCCAGCGATCCGCCAGCGGAGAAAATCAGTCGCTATCCAATTCCCTACAAGAAAGACCTGCCTTATGACATAGTGGAGCTTATGGAGGAAGTTGAgtcaaag GGAGGCTTTTTGCCGAACGTCTTCAAAGCCCTGTCTCATCGTCCAGCAGAGTTCAGAGCTTTCTTCGCCTACTACAATGAACTAATGAACAAagagacag GCAGATTAACGAAGGCAGATCGTGAGCTGATTGTTGTGGCAACCAGTTCCCACAACAAGTGCCTGTACTGTGTGGTATCCCACAGTGCACTGCACCGCATCTACTCGAAGAAACCCACTCTTTCTGATCAG GTCACTGTTAACTATGAGAATGCAGAGCTGGCACCTCGGGAGCGCGCCATGCTGGACTTTGCGATGGCTGTGTGTCGCTGCGACAccatcacagagcagcatttcCAGGCTTTGGAGGAGGTGGGCTTTGACCGGGAGGATGCCTGGGACATCGCCGCCATTGCTGCTTTCTTTGCCTTGTCCAACCGGCTCGCCCACCTCACCGATATGAGGCCAAACTTAGAATTTTATAATATGGGTCGTGTACCACGGGACAAGAGCAAGGACAAGTGA
- the polr2g gene encoding DNA-directed RNA polymerase II subunit RPB7 — MFYHISLEHEILLHPRYFGPNLLNTVKQKLFTEVEGTCTGKYGFVIAVTTIDNIGAGVIQPGRGFVLYPVKYKAIVFRPFKGEVVDAVVTQVNKVGLFTEIGPMSCFISRHSIPSEMEFDPNSNPPCYKTVDEDIVIQQDDEIRLKIVGTRVDKNDIFAIGSLMDDYLGLVS, encoded by the exons ATGTTTTACCAT ATTTCTTTGGAGCATGAAATCTTACTTCATCCGAGGTATTTTGGTCCCAACCTCCTCAACACCGTGAAGCAGAAGCTTTTCACGGAGGTGGAGGGTACTTGCACTGGCAA GTATGGCTTTGTCATAGCGGTCACCACCATTGACAACATCGGAGCAGGGGTGATTCAGCCAGGGAGAGGGTTTGTTCTCTATCCGGTCAAGTACAAGGCCATTGTGTTCCGCCCATTTAAAGGGGAAGTGGTGGACGCTGTGGTCACTCAGGTTAACAAG gtTGGATTGTTCACAGAAATTGGTCCCATGTCTTGCTTCATCTCTCGTCAT TCCATCCCCTCAGAAATGGAGTTTGACCCCAACTCTAATCCTCCTTGTTATAAGACAGTTGATGAG gacaTTGTAATCCAGCAAGATGATGAGATCCGGCTGAAGATTGTTGGAACAAGAGTTGACAAGAATGACATT tttgccATTGGGTCTCTCATGGATGATTATCTGG GTCTTGTCAGCTGA
- the eef1g gene encoding elongation factor 1-gamma — protein MAAGTLYTYPENWRAFKAQIAAQYSGARLKLASNPPAFTFGQTNRTPAFLNNFPLGKVPAYQGDDGFCLFESNAIAHYLSNDGLRGATPQAAAQVLQWVSFADSEIIPPASAWVFPTLGIMQFNKQATEQAKEDVKRVLTVLNQHLNTRTFLVGERVSLADITVACSMLWLYKQVLEPSFRQPYPNVTRWFVTCVNQPQFKAVLGEIKLCEKMAQFDAKKFAEMQPKKETPSKKEKGGKEAAKPQEKKEKKKEEKKPAPEEEMDDCDAVLAAEPKAKDPFADLPKSTFVLDEFKRKYSNEDTLKVAIPHFWEHFDREGFSIWYGQYKFPKELTLTFMSCNLISGMFQRLDKLRKNAFASVILFGSDNDSSISGIWIFRGQELAFTLCQDWQIDYESYDWRKLDPDSEECKMMVKEYFLWEGDFKHVGKAFNQGKIFK, from the exons ATGGCGGCAGGG ACTCTCTACACGTACCCAGAGAACTGGCGGGCCTTCAAGGCCCAGATTGCAGCCCAGTACAGTGGTGCTCGACTCAAACTCGCCAGCAACCCCCCTGCCTTCACCTTTGGGCAGACGAACCGTACTCCTGCCTTCCTGAACAACTTCCCTCTGGGCAAG GTACCTGCCTACCAGGGAGATGACGGCTTCTGTCTGTTTGAGAGTAATGCCATTGCTCACTACT TGAGCAATGATGGCCTGCGTGGTGCCACTCCCCAAGCCGCAGCCCAAGTGCTGCAGTGGGTGAGCTTCGCTGACTCAGAGATCATCCCTCCAGCCAGTGCATGGGTCTTCCCCACACTGGGAATCATGCAGTTCAACAAACAG GCCACAGAGCAGGCCAAGGAGGACGTAAAGAGGGTCCTTACAGTCCTGAACCAACACCTGAACACCCGCACCTTCCTGGTGGGAGAGAGGGTCAGCCTTGCcgacatcactgtggcctgcTCCATGCTCTGGCTCTACAAACAG GTCCTTGAGCCGTCTTTCCGTCAGCCTTACCCCAATGTAACTCGTTGGTTTGTCACCTGTGTCAACCAGCCCCAGTTCAAGGCTGTCCTTGGAGAGattaaactgtgtgaaaaaatGGCCCAGTTTGATG ccaaGAAGTTTGCTGAGATGCAGCCCAAGAAAGAGACCCCTTCgaagaaagagaagggaggaaaagaggcaGCCAAGCCccaggagaagaaagaaaagaagaaggaagagaagaagcccgccccagaggaggagatggatgacTGTGATGCTGTTTTGGCTGCTGAGCCCAAAGCTAAGGACCCCTTCGCAGACCTGCCAAAGAG CACGTTTGTCCTGGACGAGTTCAAGAGAAAGTATTCCAACGAGGACACCCTGAAAGTAGCTATTCCCCACTTCTGGGAGCACTTTGACCGTGAGGGCTTCTCAATCTGGTACGGCCAGTACAAATTCCCCAAGGAGCTTACACTTACCTTCATGAGCTGCAACCTTATCTCAG GCATGTTCCAGCGCCTGGACAAACTCAGAAAGAATGCCTTTGCCAGTGTCATCTTATTTGGCTCCGacaatgacagcagcatctctgGCATCTGGATCTTCAGAGGCCAGGAACTGGCCTTCACT CTTTGTCAAGATTGGCAGATCGACTATGAATCATATGACTGGCGCAAGCTGGATCCAGACAGCGAGGAGTGCAAGATGATGGTAAAGGAGTACTTTCTCTGGGAGGGAGATTTCAAGCACGTGGGCAAAGCCTTCAACCAGGGCAAGATCTTCAAGTGA